In Raphanus sativus cultivar WK10039 chromosome 5, ASM80110v3, whole genome shotgun sequence, the following proteins share a genomic window:
- the LOC108856320 gene encoding uncharacterized protein LOC108856320 — MSDTWSRQNVNKNVSLQTGEEFSMEFLKDHTPPHPTHNDVHTFGDLYYHNQPAGFHDLRRMESECHPSDAYDFGRDPTHMPQFNNACYNNLGGEKKEAITTRKAFGEINSNQGCVVVTGKSAPSVFLPERVHSNNYTGDGGGGGFGKVKFLCSFGGKIMPRSSDEKLKYVGGETHIVSIRKNLSWEELKKKTSAICHQLHSIKYQLPGDELDSLISVSSDEDLQNMMEEYNVLERPEGSQRPRLFLIPIGQPENKAQQMKIAGDTSYHVNHLDQMLRLDTSAMHSNQLFGGVQYSMSAYPSPPISPSPFMHKDCSQFHGDNSSSESNNSFTLAQPEPSVNFQTYKHEAENSYGIQFQSGFNKTHETPPIISHGNNGRGFYCEKPCIPEEPKVSFSGSTNSNDSFLGIPHSYSDSTLEVNGGHSSYFSQERQSPSSPLNFTKKQTEEKPVQEHRNNDISSRRTQSNILDLTSTDGGGRPGLFGEDKTIHRDTSDVCNNHFDEIFLNQDGNSGNVVGRRVIPTNMESKNLPIYGNQTSVVSVDLWKQIMQDNDRLMAGTSSGNLISLEEGIADDTPNQERRLSKTPSDLIQEPVNEAARTRNLEVSGVLLNKRADSDVDFLFNISSESAKREIVHETGRLELDPTQKNRVQRESGSGHVRIQSMDLNQPVPETTNETYKLNIPSVQRQDSLTTTPHTRLDSSDDTLFLSEDAEANVDEKNNNFNDTLIVEMEASVYGLQMIKNADLEDLTELGSGTYGTVFHGKWRGTDVAIKRIRKSCFGGRSSERERLTKDFWREAQILSNLHHPNVVAFYGIVPDGAGGTLATVTEFMVNGSLRHALVKRDRLLDARKKIIIAMDAAFGMEYLHLKNIVHFDLKCENLLVNLRDPQRPICKVGDLGLSRIKRNTLVSGGVRGTLPWMAPELLNGSSTRVSEKVDVFSYGICLWEILTGEEPYADMHCGAIIGGIVKNTLRPPIPKTCSAEWKKLMEQCWDIDPDARPAFTEITSRLRSMSMELVTKSKKRENKP; from the exons ATGTCAGATACATGGAGTCGGCAAAACGTGAATAAAAACGTTTCACTTCAGACCGGGGAAGAGTTCTCCATGGAGTTTCTCAAGGACCACACTCCTCCTCATCCTACTCATAACGATGTCCATACATTCGGTGACCTTTACTACCACAACCAGCCTGCCGGGTTTCATGACCTGAGGAGGATGGAATCAGAGTGTCATCCTTCTGATGCATATGACTTCGGACGTGACCCCACGCACATGCCTCAGTTCAACAACGCATGCTACAACAATCTTGGTGGTGAAAAAAAGGAAGCTATAACAACCAGGAAGGCTTTTGGTGAGATAAACTCAAACCAAGGATGTGTCGTCGTCACTGGGAAGTCTGCCCCTTCTGTGTTCTTACCGGAGCGTGTTCACTCCAACAACTACACCGgagacggaggaggaggagggttcGGTAAAGTTAAGTTTCTTTGCAGCTTTGGTGGGAAGATCATGCCGAGATCCAGCGATGAGAAGCTAAAATACGTTGGAGGAGAGACGCATATTGTTTCCATCCGCAAGAACCTTTCTTGGGAAGAACTCAAGAAGAAGACCTCAGCTATTTGCCACCAGTTGCATTCAATCAAGTATCAGCTTCCAGGTGATGAGCTTGACTCGTTAATATCTGTATCTTCGGATGAAGATCTTCAGAATATGATGGAAGAGTACAATGTACTAGAAAGGCCCGAGGGTTCACAAAGGCCAAGACTGTTCTTGATTCCTATTGGACAGCCTGAAAACAAGGCTCAGCAGATGAAAATCGCCGGTGATACAAGTTATCATGTAAACCATTTGGACCAGATGCTCCGGCTTGATACTAGTGCAATGCACTCGAATCAGCTTTTCGGTGGAGTTCAGTATAGCATGTCTGCTTATCCATCGCCTCCTATTTCTCCTTCACCGTTCATGCACAAGGATTGCTCTCAGTTCCATGGCGACAACTCGAGCTCCGAGAGCAATAACTCCTTCACTCTAGCTCAACCAGAGCCTTCAGTAAACTTTCAAACATACAAGCATGAGGCGGAGAACTCTTACGGGATTCAGTTCCAGAGTGGCTTCAACAAAACCCATGAAACTCCTCCCATTATCAGTCATGGTAATAACGGGAGAGGGTTCTACTGCGAGAAACCGTGCATACCTGAAGAACCTAAGGTCTCGTTTTCTGGTTCTACAAATTCAAATGACTCCTTCTTGGGAATACCGCACTCGTACTCAGACTCTACACTGGAGGTTAACGGTGGACATTCTAGTTACTTTTCACAAGAGAGACAGAGCCCATCTTCACCTTTGAACtttacaaagaaacaaacagaaGAAAAGCCAGTGCAGGAGCACAGGAACAACGATATATCTAGCCGTCGTACACAAAGTAACATACTCGATTTGACGTCCACTGACGGAGGAGGAAGGCCGGGACTATTCGGTGAAGACAAGACAATACATAGAGACACTTCTGATGTATGCAACAAtcattttgatgaaatttttctAAATCAAGATGGGAACAGTGGGAACGTTGTGGGGAGAAGGGTAATCCCTACAAATATGGAATCCAAGAACTTGCCAATCTATGGAAACCAGACCTCAGTGGTTAGTGTTGACCTATGGAAGCAAATAATGCAAGATAATGATCGTTTGATGGCTGGAACCTCATCTGGGAATCTGATCTCCTTGGAAGAAGGCATTGCAGATGACACCCCAAATCAGGAAAGAAGACTTAGTAAGACACCTTCTGATCTTATTCAAGAACCTGTAAATGAAGCTGCCAGGACAAGGAATTTGGAAGTTTCAGGGGTGCTGTTAAATAAGAGAGCGGACTCTGATGTGGATTTCTTGTTCAACATCTCTTCGGAATCAGCAAAGAGAGAAATTGTTCATGAGACAGGGCGCTTAGAACTTGATCCAACACAAAAGAAT AGAGTACAAAGGGAAAGTGGTTCCGGCCATGTGAGAATCCAGAGCATGGATTTGAATCAGCCAGTGCCAGAGACAACAAATGAAACTTACAAGTTGAATATCCCATCTGTCCAAAGGCAAGATTCACTCACAACCACTCCACACACAAGGTTGGACAGCAGTGATGATACTCTCTTCCTCTCTGAG GACGCTGAAGCTAATGTTGACGAGAAAAACAACAATTTTAATGACACACTCATAGTTGAAATGGAAGCCAGTGTGTATGGCTTGCAG ATGATAAAGAACGCTGATCTTGAAGACCTAACAGAACTTGGATCGGGGACGTATGGAACTGTCTTCCATGGGAAATGGCGAGGAACTGATGTCGCAATAAAGAGAATAAGGAAAAGCTGCTTTGGAGGAAGATCATCAGAACGTGAACGCTTG ACCAAAGATTTCTGGAGGGAAGCACAGATACTCTCAAATCTTCATCACCCAAATGTTGTTGCATTCTATGGTATAGTCCCTGATGGAGCTGGAGGAACATTAGCGACTGTTACTGAGTTCATGGTGAATGGGTCACTAAGGCATGCTCTTGTCAAGAGAGACAGGTTGCTCGACGCTCGGAAAAAGATAATAATAGCAATGGATGCTGCTTTTGGCATGGAGTATTTGCACTTGAAGAACATTGTCCACTTTGATCTCAAATGTGAGAACTTGCTCGTCAATCTAAGGGATCCACAACGGCCTATATGCAAG gTGGGAGATCTTGGCTTATCTAGAATCAAACGTAACACTTTGGTATCTGGGGGAGTGAGAGGAACACTTCCATGGATGGCACCAGAACTCTTGAACGGAAGCAGCACCCGGGTTTCAGAGAAA GTTGATGTATTTTCATATGGGATCTGCCTATGGGAGATTCTAACAGGAGAGGAGCCCTATGCAGATATGCATTGCGGAGCAATCATTG GTGGGATAGTGAAGAACACGCTTCGGCCTCCCATACCGAAAACATGTTCTGCGGAATGGAAAAAGCTGATGGAACAATGCTGGGACATAGACCCGGATGCTCGTCCCGCCTTCACCGAGATAACAAGCAGACTTCGATCCATGTCAATGGAACTCGTCACTAAAAgcaagaaaagagaaaacaagcCCTGA
- the LOC108856319 gene encoding uncharacterized protein LOC108856319 — protein MESILLPTLTKKEEIDRIINNTIDKVLVLRFGRLSDENCLLLDDILEKSARDVSKFGTVALVDVDSDQVQVYVNYFDITLFPSTIFFFNAHHMKLDSGTADHTKWVGKFHEKQDFIDVVEVIFRGAMKGKMIVHCPLPPERIPKYQLLYKDV, from the exons ATGGAATCAATTCTACTCCCAACGCTAACGAAGAAGGAAGAGATCGATCGGATCATCAACAACACCATCGATAAAGTCCTTGTCCTTCGATTCGGCCGTCTCTCCGACGAAAACTGTCTCCTTCTTGATGACATT CTCGAGAAATCGGCGAGAGATGTCTCTAAGTTCGGTACAGTAGCTTTGGTGGACGTTGATTCGGACCAAGTTCAGGTTTACGTCAACTACTTCGACATCACTCTGTTCCCTTcaaccatcttcttcttcaacgcTCATCACATGAAACTTGATTCTGG AACTGCGGATCATACCAAGTGGGTAGGTAAATTCCACGAGAAACAAGACTTTATTGATGTCGttgag GTAATATTCAGAGGAGCGATGAAAGGGAAGATGATTGTTCACTGTCCGCTTCCTCCCGAGAGAATACCAAAGTACCAACTTTTATACAAAGATGTGTAA